In Lacerta agilis mitochondrion, complete genome, a single genomic region encodes these proteins:
- the ND6 gene encoding NADH dehydrogenase subunit 6, whose protein sequence is MMYFIEFFLVCFVISLVGVACNPSPYFGAGSLVVAAGLGCGVLILLGGSFVSLVLLLIYLGGMLVVFAYSVALASDPFPESWGNLGGYLISYVFLMVFLVFMFGEGEFISLGVNGMDSWGLSVVRVDLSGVSLLYYLGGGGLLICGWALLLTLFVVLELTRGLVRGSLRVV, encoded by the coding sequence GTGATATATTTTATTGAGTTTTTTTTAGTTTGTTTTGTTATTAGTTTAGTTGGAGTTGCGTGTAACCCATCTCCTTATTTTGGGGCGGGAAGTTTGGTTGTTGCTGCTGGTCTAGGGTGTGGAGTTTTAATTTTGTTAGGGGGTTCTTTTGTATCTCTTGTACTCTTGTTAATTTATTTGGGTGGTATATTAGTTGTTTTTGCTTATTCTGTTGCTTTAGCATCAGACCCCTTTCCTGAGTCTTGGGGCAATTTAGGGGGTTATTTAATCAGTTATGTTTTTCTAATAGTATTTTTAGTGTTCATGTTTGGTGAAGGGGAATTTATTAGTTTGGGAGTTAATGGAATAGATTCGTGGGGGTTATCCGTTGTTCGTGTGGATTTAAGTGGTGTGTCATTATTATATTATTTAGGTGGAGGAGGTTTGTTGATTTGTGGTTGAGCATTATTATTGACGTTGTTTGTTGTCTTAGAATTAACTCGTGGGTTAGTGCGGGGGAGTCTTCGTGTTGTTAGG
- the ND5 gene encoding NADH dehydrogenase subunit 5 yields MHNLLMHSSMLTVLFILIHPLLMTLNPIPLMMGWSMLYAKTAVQLAFKVSLIPLAVFMLTGMEASTTNVTWASLAGMEINISFIFDMYSLTFVPISLFVTWSILEFANWYMSSDPNMSRFFKYLLIFLLAMLILVTANNMFQLFVGWEGVGIMSFMLIGWWFARPDANTAALQAIIFNRVGDIGFMLSLAWLATHLATWNIQEMTIQMKNPPLLPLLGLVLASAGKSAQFGLHPWLPAAMEGPTPVSALLHSSTMVVAGVFLLIRLHPMLENNETALSICLCLGALTTLFTALCALTQNDIKKIIAFSTSSQLGLMMVTIGLNQPQLAFLHISTHAFFKAMLFLCSGAIIHNLNDEQDIRKMGGMQKMLPTTATCLTIGSLALTGTPFLSGFYSKDTIIETMNSSYLNAWALAVTLFATMLTATYTMRMVFYVQLNTPRTTTSIMNELPPTLTNPLIRLAIGSLLTGLILVTTLLPTKPAPTTMPTTMKLCAMIITILGALFALQIAKKTTWLMTTKRLKHQEFSNQLGFFNPTLHRLFPLTSLFSGQTMALHINDLLWLEKTGPKGLISLSLPSIKATTAAQKGLMKFYLSIFIITSVCFITILWT; encoded by the coding sequence ATGCACAATCTCCTAATGCATTCCTCCATACTTACGGTCCTATTTATCTTAATCCATCCCCTCCTAATAACGCTAAACCCAATTCCTTTGATAATAGGCTGAAGCATGCTCTACGCAAAAACCGCTGTCCAACTCGCATTTAAAGTCAGCTTGATTCCACTTGCTGTCTTTATACTCACCGGAATAGAAGCCTCAACAACTAACGTCACATGAGCCAGTCTTGCCGGAATAGAAATTAACATTAGCTTCATCTTCGACATATACTCACTCACATTTGTCCCAATTAGTCTTTTCGTCACCTGGTCTATCCTCGAATTTGCCAACTGATACATATCTTCAGACCCAAACATAAGCCGATTCTTCAAATACCTCTTAATCTTCCTACTCGCTATACTTATTCTAGTAACAGCTAACAATATATTTCAACTCTTTGTGGGCTGAGAAGGCGTAGGAATCATGTCCTTCATACTAATTGGCTGATGATTTGCTCGCCCAGACGCTAATACAGCAGCCCTCCAGGCTATTATCTTCAATCGTGTCGGAGATATTGGATTCATACTTTCACTGGCATGACTAGCAACCCACCTGGCAACCTGAAATATCCAAGAAATAACAATTCAAATAAAAAACCCCCCCCTCCTCCCCCTATTGGGCCTAGTCCTTGCCTCTGCTGGTAAATCTGCCCAATTTGGCCTTCACCCCTGACTCCCAGCCGCCATAGAAGGCCCAACACCAGTCTCAGCCCTACTCCACTCAAGCACCATAGTCGTAGCCGGAGTGTTCCTACTCATTCGCCTCCACCCAATACTAGAAAACAATGAAACAGCACTATCTATCTGCCTATGCTTAGGAGCACTAACCACACTATTTACAGCCCTATGCGCACTAACACAAAACGACATTAAAAAAATTATTGCATTCTCAACTTCCAGCCAATTAGGCCTAATAATGGTTACTATTGGCCTTAACCAACCTCAGCTAGCCTTCCTTCACATCTCTACTCATGCTTTCTTTAAAGCCATATTATTCCTATGTTCTGGCGCAATTATTCATAACCTTAATGATGAACAAGATATCCGAAAAATAGGAGGCATACAAAAAATATTACCAACCACAGCTACATGTCTAACTATCGGAAGCCTCGCCCTTACAGGAACCCCTTTCCTATCAGGTTTCTACTCAAAAGACACAATTATTGAAACTATAAACAGCTCCTACTTAAACGCCTGAGCCCTAGCAGTCACACTTTTCGCAACAATACTAACTGCCACCTATACCATACGAATAGTCTTTTATGTTCAACTTAACACACCACGAACAACAACATCAATCATAAATGAACTACCCCCCACCCTTACTAATCCCCTTATTCGCCTCGCTATTGGAAGTCTTTTAACAGGCCTAATCCTTGTAACAACACTACTTCCAACAAAACCCGCCCCAACCACAATACCTACTACCATAAAACTCTGTGCTATAATTATTACCATTTTGGGAGCCCTATTCGCTCTACAAATCGCAAAAAAAACGACTTGACTTATGACCACTAAACGATTAAAACATCAAGAATTCTCTAACCAACTAGGATTTTTTAATCCAACATTACATCGCCTTTTCCCACTAACTTCCCTATTCTCGGGACAAACCATAGCCCTACACATTAACGACCTACTTTGACTAGAAAAAACAGGACCAAAAGGATTAATCTCTTTAAGCCTTCCTAGCATTAAAGCCACTACCGCCGCACAAAAAGGACTAATAAAATTTTATCTTTCAATCTTTATCATTACTTCAGTATGCTTCATCACAATTTTATGAACCTAA